Below is a genomic region from Angustibacter sp. Root456.
GCGCAGCCGCCGGTCGTCGTTCACGTCTCGGAAGAAGACGACCAGACCGTTGTGGTCGGGGAAGGCCCGCACCTCGAACGTCGTGTCCAGCGGGGCGTAGGACTCGTCGAACGTGACCGCGACGCCAGTGCGCACGGCGCGGTGGTACTCGCTGCCGAACTTCTGCTCGACCGCGAGGGGGAACTCGTCCCAGATGTTGAGCCCGGGCAGCTCGCCCGGGCCCCGGCCCAAGAACCGCTCGGCCGCGGCGTTGAGGTAGGTGAACCGCCAGTCCCGATCGAGGATGAACACGCCGTCGGAGGTGGTCTCCAACACGGTCCTGGCCTGGTCGGTCAGCAGTGAGCCCACCTGCGTGGCCGCTGCGGAAACGGACATCAACGCTCCTGCGTCCATGCTGTGTTCCTCAGCTTGGACCAAGCTGGGCTTGGTCGACGGTGGGGCTCTATGGGCGACCGCACCTCACACGTGCTGTCGCCACAGTGTTGTCGGCATCCGCGCACCCTTCCTTGACCTACAACGGCGTCGGGATCGGTGGATCAGTCAGCGCGCGGACCTGCCGGACGACCACCTCCGCTGCCGGTGGCAACGGCTCGACCCACGCGAGGTCGAGCGGCACGAAGGCGGGCGGGTCCAGGGGCGCCGCACGCACCCCGAGACCTTCGGAGACGGCGAAGTCACGCGGGCCGAGGGCGAAGGCGCGCCCCTCGCGCAGCAGGTAGGAGCGCGAGCCGCCCAGTCGCGAGGTGCCGGTCAGCAGCAGGGGATCCAAGCCGCGCGAGCGGCAGATCTCGAGCAGCGCGTCGTGGTAGACGGGGCTCTGCTCGCGGGGCCACAACAGCAACGGGACGTCGGTGAGCCGGCTCAGGTCCACCGCTGCGTCGCTCGCGCCGAGCACGCTCGAGGCGGCGATCACGAACAGCTCGTCCTGCCCGATCGTGCGGACCCTGCCGTGCGCAGGGGCCGCGACGTGGTGGCCGAGGCCGAGGTCCGCCGTCCCCTGGTCCAGAGCGGCGCTCACGCGTCCGGTCTCGACCTCCACGGCGGTGACGTCCACCGGCGGGTCGGTGCGTTCCAGGTGACTCAGCAACAGCGGCATGAGGTGGTTGACGACGCTCGGCGACGCGGCGACTCGCACCTCGCGGGTGCTGCGCCGCCGGGCGAGGCCCGCGGCGCGGTCGAGGTCGTCGAGGGCAGCGAGGACGCGCTCGGCCGCGTCCACCAGTGAGGCGCCTTCGGCCGTGAGGCTGGTCCCTCCGCTGGAGCGGTGGAACAGCTTCACCCCGAGCGTGCGCTCGAGTCGGGCGACCTCCTTGCTCACCGTCGGCTGCGACAGCCCCGTGCTCGCGGCCGCCCGCGCGAAGTGCAGCTCGCGCGCGAGCGCCCGGAACACCGCGAGCTGGCGCAGCGTGACGTCCATTCCAGA
It encodes:
- a CDS encoding LysR family transcriptional regulator, with translation MDVTLRQLAVFRALARELHFARAAASTGLSQPTVSKEVARLERTLGVKLFHRSSGGTSLTAEGASLVDAAERVLAALDDLDRAAGLARRRSTREVRVAASPSVVNHLMPLLLSHLERTDPPVDVTAVEVETGRVSAALDQGTADLGLGHHVAAPAHGRVRTIGQDELFVIAASSVLGASDAAVDLSRLTDVPLLLWPREQSPVYHDALLEICRSRGLDPLLLTGTSRLGGSRSYLLREGRAFALGPRDFAVSEGLGVRAAPLDPPAFVPLDLAWVEPLPPAAEVVVRQVRALTDPPIPTPL